The DNA region TAAATTTGTCCGCTGTCTGTAAGCTGCCATAGCTACCGCCTCCACTTCATGCTAATTAGGACCATCATACCTTTTACAGGACGTTACGGGAATAGCAAGACCTGGCTCTTTCAATTTTTAGTTCCATGTGTTATATTATGACTATAACAGTTGTAACAAAGGAGATGCCTTACCCTTGATCATGAAATTGGATTTGCAGTCGGAGGTTCCCATTTATACACAGCTGGTGAACCAAATCATCGAAGGGATTGCCAGCCGCAAGCTGAAATTGGGCGAACCTCTCCCCTCGGTGCGCAGCCTGGCCTCCGATATCGGCGTCAACCTGCATACGGTCAACAAAGCCTATACCCTGCTGAAGCAGGAAGGTTACATTCAAATCCACCGCCAAAAAGGCGTCGTCGTCGATCCCGTCGGCATGCCGCCGGTTACCGCGGAGTTTCTGGAGAAGCAGGAGCGGGAAATGCGGCCGATTGTGGCGGAAGCCATTTGCCGGGGCATGAACAAGGAAGAGCTTCTGCAGATGCTGGAACGCATTCACCACGAAATTACCCAATCCGAAAGGAGCGAATAAAGATGCAATGGATGTCCGCTTTGATGCTGATCTTGATGTTTGTGCCGCTTTTGGCTTCACTCGCTTT from Paenibacillus macerans includes:
- a CDS encoding GntR family transcriptional regulator translates to MIMKLDLQSEVPIYTQLVNQIIEGIASRKLKLGEPLPSVRSLASDIGVNLHTVNKAYTLLKQEGYIQIHRQKGVVVDPVGMPPVTAEFLEKQEREMRPIVAEAICRGMNKEELLQMLERIHHEITQSERSE